A stretch of DNA from Skermanella mucosa:
ATAAAGTTGGCGCATCTCGGTCCAATCCGGGCTCATACGGTAAAAGACTTCGGAACTGGCTTTCGCCAGAGTCCTGAAGCGTTCTTCGCTCGTGCGCCGGGAAACAACCACCTGGGTGGTCTCCGTGCAGAGGACCAGGACACCGCCGACACCATTGAGTGCGCTGGCGTCGTTGATAGGTCCGTAGCTGTAGGTCCAGTAGACGTCTTCGCGCCGGCCGTTGCGGATGATTGGAACCAGCTGGTTCTCATGCCAGGTCGGCTCGCCGCCCGCCATGACCTGGCTGATCTGCGGTAAGCGATGCGAGTGCACCCTTCTTCCCGGAACCGGGTCTGTGAGCGAGATTACGCGCGGGTTCACGGGGCACGGAGGGGGCGATGGAGGATGGCGTCAGGCTTCATCCCAGGCTTGAAGCCAAGGATGAAGACAGGCCGTATCGGCGGGTCGAGGTGATCACGGGACGGCGTCAACGGCGCGTGTGGACGGCGCAGGAGAAGGCGCGCATCGTGGCGGAGAGCGCGGTACCGGGCGCCAACATCTCCGAGATCGCGCGGCGGAACGGAGTGAACCGCGGCCTGCTCACGGTCTGGCGCCGGGAGGCAGGTGCCGTCCCGGAAGCGATGCCGGCGCAGACGCCGCTGTTCGTCCCGGTCACCGTGGTCGAGGAGCCTGCGCCCGCTCCTCCGCGGGACCGGCGTCAAGCATCCCGGGAGACGGTGCCGGGCCGGATCGAGATGGATCTGCGCAGCGGGCGGCTGGTGTTCCACGGCGCCGTCGATCCCGGCCTCGCCGCGGCGGTCGTCGCGGCCGCCCGAGGGCGGGGATGATCACGCCGCGTCCCGGCCTCAAGGTCGTGCTCGCCACGCAGCCGATCGATTTCCGCAAAGGGGTCCACGGCCTGGTCGCCCTGGTGGCCGAGGCGCTGAAGGCGGATCCCTACTGCGGCGACGTCTTCGTCTTCCGCTCCAAGCGCAAGGACCGGCTCAAGCTCCTGGTTTGGGACGGTAGCGGATTGATCCTCGCAACGAAGTGGCTGGAGGACGGCGGATTCCCCTGGCCGCCGGTCCGGGACGGCGCGGTCCGGCTGAGCGCGGTCCAGTTCGCGCTGCTGCTCGACGGACTGGAGTGGCGCGCGGCCGCGCCGCCACCCGTGAAGACGCCCCGGTGGATGGGCTGAAGGCGTTGATCCGTCTGGGATGCTGCCGGCTTTTGCGGTATGCTCCGGGGCATGGCCGAGCCTCCCGACCCGCTCCCCGCAGACCCCGCCGAACTGGTCCGGATCATCCGTGATCTGGAGGCCAGGAACGCGGATCTGCAGGCGCAGGT
This window harbors:
- the tnpA gene encoding IS66-like element accessory protein TnpA, whose protein sequence is MEDGVRLHPRLEAKDEDRPYRRVEVITGRRQRRVWTAQEKARIVAESAVPGANISEIARRNGVNRGLLTVWRREAGAVPEAMPAQTPLFVPVTVVEEPAPAPPRDRRQASRETVPGRIEMDLRSGRLVFHGAVDPGLAAAVVAAARGRG
- the tnpB gene encoding IS66 family insertion sequence element accessory protein TnpB (TnpB, as the term is used for proteins encoded by IS66 family insertion elements, is considered an accessory protein, since TnpC, encoded by a neighboring gene, is a DDE family transposase.) is translated as MITPRPGLKVVLATQPIDFRKGVHGLVALVAEALKADPYCGDVFVFRSKRKDRLKLLVWDGSGLILATKWLEDGGFPWPPVRDGAVRLSAVQFALLLDGLEWRAAAPPPVKTPRWMG